The genomic segment CAAATCTATATAAATAGCCCGGCCATCCTTATCACTGGGGAAAGTCAGGCCCTGATAAACAGTTCTtgccatggttgttgtgggttctttaaggctctttggccatgttctgaaggttgttcttcctaacgtttcaccagtctctgtggccggcattttcagaggacaggagtcagaactctgtacaTCAGaccccggccatgaaagccttcgagaatacagctCTTGCCATGTCATGCTTAAAGAACTGAAGATATTATACCTATTACTGCTTAAAGTTAGGGTGAAGAGATATACTTTTTGCCCATCCTCACCAGGCCAGCTTTCACTTCTTTATTCCTTAGGCTATAGATAATTGGATTTAACATGGGCGTGACAATGCAATACAGTGAGGAAATCAATGTATCGATATCCAGAGAGTACCCAGAACTAGGCCTGTTATAATTAAAGTTGGCCATGCTGTAGAACACAACAACCACAATCAAATGTGAGGTACAGGTGGAGAAAGCTTTAGTTCTGCCTCTGGAGGAGTTGATCTTCAGGATGGTGCTGATGATGCGGATATAAGAGACCAGAATGAACAGGCAAGGGCTGAGTCCTATCAGAGCACTGGCAAGATGAAGCACAGCTTCATTGATGGAGGTGTCTGAGCAGGAGAGCTTCAGGAGCAGGGGGATATCACAGAAGAAATGGCTAAGCTCATTAGACTTGCAGATGATTAAGGAGTATGTGAGGAGGGTGTGCACTAGTGAGTTTGTCAAGCCACACAACCAAGAAAATACAGCCATCTTCATGCAAGCCCTTTGGTTCATGATGCTAGAATAATGTAAAGGGCTGCAAATAGCCACATATCGGTCATAAGCCATGATAGCCAGTAATACACATTCTGTTCCAGCACACGTTATCAGGAAGAACAGCTGGGTGATGCATCCCCCATAGGAGATTGTTTTCTTTGGCCGGAAGAAATTTGCCAGCATAACAGGGACTGTAGTGGAGGTATAACAGATGTCTACAAATGACAGGTTGCACAAAAAATAGTACATGGGTGTATGAAGGGTAAAATCAGTTTGGACCAAGATTAGTATCAGGGTATTGCCCACTAGAGTAATTGCATAAATGGCTAGGAATACCAAAAAGAATAGAACATGAAGGTCAGGGTGGTTTGAAAAACCAAGGAAAATCAATTCATTGATGAAGGTTTGGTTTTCCATTTGTTCAGGGATgtatctgaaaagaaaaagaaaggaaggaaggagcaatcACCCAAAGAGAGATAATCAATGTGTACAAAACCAACAGGGGTACACAACTGAAGGTCAACAGTAACCCCCAAAATGCAAACTGGTCCTTAGTATCTTCAAATTGAATCAATACAATTTTCCCCCATGTCACTCTGAACATACTGATTTTGTAAACTCACCGGGGGCAGATCTTGTttgtacttggatgggagaccatcaTGGAATACCAGGATGGAATCTCCAGGTAGGACTAGAAAAGGATCCTACCTGAAACTATGGACTGGACTAGATGGACTGATAACAATCTGATTCAGTATGAGACAGCTTCCTTTTCCCTAAGGGCAGAAAACAGGTTCGTGTTGGAGAGCCTGACTGATTTGTGTTTGAAGGTATCTGATGCACCCGTTCTGGAGTTCCGTCACAAAATGAAGCACACTCATTTGGCTCTGGGTGCTGTGTGGCCAGCTGAAGAGGCCAACGAGAAATTCCAATAAGGAAAAGCTTTCTCACAAAATTTCCCAAAAGGCAGGGATAGAAATAGTGTAGAGCAACTTGGGTTTTGGCTCAGGGaagcaaaatggaaaacacagaaaTCAAGTGCTTAATTTACCAGTGAGTggtaggaaaataaatggcagttCGTCCTGGACCTATTCAgtattacctttttttaaaagcatgaacttccattttgttttagagctgcagttcccagcattgggtcctcagatgtttttggacaacaatctgagaaatcctggccattgcagctactagtggtgaaggctttggagagttttaatccaagaacccAAGGCTGAGAATCACTGTTTTAGGGCGACAccatcttttcttcctccttcctcatggggggtggggagttgCACCCACGCTTCACAGTATGAGTGGGAcacagagctgcttccctggGAGCCAAATCTGCTAGTTCTAGCTGTGCCAAAAAGGAACAGGGCATAGAGTGTGAATAAGGCACAGGAAACAGTTGTTCTGTTTCTTCCCAGTTGTTAGTGCCTTTGTTTTCCTCATTAACACTAACTGCAGCTATGCCTTCGTTCATTTGTTCAATGAGGATTTGCCATTCTGTAGCATCTCAcaaactttaattttaaaaagtggccaTGGGAAGCATTTAAATCATTCTTGTTGCACTAGTTTTCATGCAATAAACAATTTATGGCTAATTTTCTCTTCtgaagcaagacaaaataaaataaactaaaataacaaATACCAACTTTTCCTGTCACCTGTACAGAAAGATAACTTagtttctttccacatctttgagtaagattaatttttttaaaaaatcttgcttcATAAATAATTTTCAAGTACCACAGACACTAAATTCTTGTCTCACCTTGTTTGTCCTTACACTGCACTTAAGGTGATCTaattttacaggatttttttcctcccttctgtTCTACTGGGTGCATATTTCCCTCATAAAAATGTAATTTCTACTAAATCAAGATAAGCTTTTAGTAGCTGAAATTTATTGCTGTTCTTTAGATACAACATCCAGTTGGACATCTTCATGagaaattattttgtttattccAAATAAAACATTCCTACGGCTTCTTACAGCTTATGTGTAGATTAACCCTACATTTTCTCACAGAGGAGTAAATCAGATCTACAAGATTCACCATGTCCCAAATCCTATACTAGAGCTGTGAATGTTGAATGTGCCTTCTCCATTAAGATACACACATAGGCTTCTTTTATGCCAATTGAACTGGAATGGAATTAGAAAACTATATAGCAGTGTGAGATAGAAGTCAGTTGTTTAAAGTTGATTCTTGGTTACAAAAGTTTTTTTCATGACATTGGCATAATTTAGATGTGAAAAGTTGTGTTATAATTGCTACTATATTAAGCAATTGATGGTCAGAAACTCTTTCCAATAAGCTGTAGCTCACTCAGAGATCTAACCATAGGTGTGAATTTGCCCCTTGAATGGATCATCCTGCTTGATCTTGTGCTTTGAATCAAGGCACTGTCATTGAATTTTCTGAATGATCTTCCAGGGGAGCTTTAAAGCCCAGTGCCTCTAATCAAGAGATTCAGGGTCATTTCTCTGTATTTTAATGGTCGGACAAGGCAATAGA from the Pogona vitticeps strain Pit_001003342236 chromosome 3, PviZW2.1, whole genome shotgun sequence genome contains:
- the LOC110088674 gene encoding olfactory receptor 5V1-like gives rise to the protein MENQTFINELIFLGFSNHPDLHVLFFLVFLAIYAITLVGNTLILILVQTDFTLHTPMYYFLCNLSFVDICYTSTTVPVMLANFFRPKKTISYGGCITQLFFLITCAGTECVLLAIMAYDRYVAICSPLHYSSIMNQRACMKMAVFSWLCGLTNSLVHTLLTYSLIICKSNELSHFFCDIPLLLKLSCSDTSINEAVLHLASALIGLSPCLFILVSYIRIISTILKINSSRGRTKAFSTCTSHLIVVVVFYSMANFNYNRPSSGYSLDIDTLISSLYCIVTPMLNPIIYSLRNKEVKAGLVRMGKKYISSP